A section of the Thermodesulfovibrionales bacterium genome encodes:
- a CDS encoding tetratricopeptide repeat protein, with protein MVLKRYVRKIITMYPLLQALIFCHNIEASELSKVSGLIDENKHREAAELLEKIKPEESEKPLYYLLRAKAYTGIEKFSEALTALQSAISSSTGPLKEEAMYLRASLYLKKKFYPEASTNFRLFLSQFPESKYKNEALLGLAESLRKSGQYREALKYYEKAGGCRACLYGKANTLHLLGRYSEANRLYLELLLADGGYLKTSQETLLLLGENMMLLGKRDEARKFLNSVKEPPFKYQAYLILGEMELNSGNLSESLKFFEQALQSSDHRLRQKAYLLSAEVLFALGRFDEAEKRLESLRASYPFGGAYNRSLILLSEIYRNKGRYKEAIVALKTLLLRRDTVAEALERLKKFMLEIALKEREQFLSLWRDLKRFLLDNQHISFLFEIAEYMRDSKQDFFELARWLYQNTSGDQRQKASFLLADFYSRTGETEMALGLLRDIKPESDEEIRLMAGLLMNKRDYQSAFIYLSRLKEIRIEDIPLITELSLHIKKPEIISIFEKAVSDPDAPARGYLRLADLLYEKDKKRALHYYRLALSEKKRVELDEKEIEWANYRVALINNTPPAGKNDGLSSLLIEERKTLNRLRRNL; from the coding sequence ATGGTTCTTAAGCGGTATGTAAGAAAAATCATTACAATGTATCCTCTACTTCAGGCTCTTATTTTTTGCCATAACATTGAGGCATCAGAACTTTCTAAGGTATCAGGCCTTATAGATGAAAATAAACACAGGGAGGCAGCTGAACTGCTTGAGAAAATAAAACCTGAGGAAAGCGAAAAACCACTTTACTATCTCCTAAGGGCTAAGGCCTATACAGGCATTGAGAAGTTTTCTGAGGCGCTAACCGCCTTACAGTCTGCGATTTCTTCCTCTACAGGACCCTTAAAAGAAGAGGCAATGTATCTCAGGGCTTCTCTTTATTTGAAGAAAAAATTCTATCCAGAGGCATCAACTAATTTCAGACTCTTTCTGAGTCAGTTTCCTGAATCTAAATATAAAAATGAAGCCCTCTTGGGCCTCGCCGAATCACTCAGAAAAAGCGGACAGTATCGTGAAGCCCTGAAGTATTATGAAAAGGCAGGTGGCTGTAGAGCCTGTCTTTACGGAAAGGCAAATACACTCCATCTCCTGGGAAGATATAGTGAGGCAAACAGGCTCTATCTTGAACTCCTTTTAGCTGATGGAGGATATTTAAAGACCTCACAGGAGACCCTCCTTCTGTTGGGAGAGAATATGATGTTACTTGGAAAAAGAGATGAGGCAAGAAAATTTTTAAACTCTGTAAAGGAACCTCCTTTTAAGTACCAAGCCTATTTAATCTTAGGGGAGATGGAGTTGAATTCAGGAAACCTCAGTGAGAGCCTCAAATTTTTCGAGCAGGCACTTCAGAGTTCTGATCACAGGCTTAGGCAAAAGGCTTATTTATTAAGTGCAGAGGTACTTTTTGCACTTGGCAGATTTGATGAGGCAGAAAAAAGGCTTGAATCTCTCAGGGCATCCTATCCCTTTGGGGGGGCATATAATAGATCTCTTATTCTTTTATCCGAAATATACAGAAATAAGGGAAGATATAAGGAGGCTATAGTTGCGTTAAAAACCCTGCTTCTTAGAAGAGATACAGTGGCTGAGGCATTAGAGAGATTGAAAAAATTTATGCTTGAAATAGCCCTGAAAGAAAGAGAACAATTTTTAAGCCTCTGGAGGGATCTCAAGAGATTTCTCCTTGATAATCAGCATATCAGTTTTCTTTTTGAAATCGCAGAATATATGAGAGATTCAAAGCAGGATTTTTTTGAGCTCGCAAGATGGCTTTATCAAAACACCAGTGGTGATCAAAGACAGAAGGCTTCCTTCTTGCTCGCTGATTTTTATTCCAGAACGGGCGAGACTGAGATGGCCTTAGGACTTCTCAGGGACATAAAACCTGAAAGTGATGAAGAAATAAGGCTTATGGCAGGGCTTCTAATGAATAAAAGAGATTACCAATCAGCTTTTATTTACCTCAGCAGGTTGAAAGAGATCAGGATTGAAGACATTCCTTTGATTACTGAATTATCACTGCACATAAAAAAACCTGAGATTATCAGCATTTTTGAAAAAGCTGTAAGTGATCCTGATGCACCTGCCAGAGGATATTTAAGACTTGCAGATCTTCTTTATGAAAAGGATAAAAAGAGAGCTCTCCATTATTACCGGTTAGCCCTTTCAGAGAAAAAAAGGGTGGAGCTTGATGAAAAAGAGATTGAATGGGCAAATTACAGGGTAGCACTCATAAATAACACACCTCCAGCTGGTAAAAATGATGGGCTTTCCAGCCTTCTGATTGAGGAAAGAAAAACCCTTAATAGATTAAGGAGGAATCTTTGA